TAACCATCACGTCCACCAGACACCAGTTCGTGAAGAATAGCCTACAAACGAGAGGCCATACATCTCACAAATAACCGCAACTCACATCGTTTCATTACTCTGGTGATCGATCTGTTTTGAGACTATCTAGTAGGTGTATCGTATCTTGTATCTTTCGTACTGTCCTGTCCCCATCACATTATCAGATATTTGTATCATTATCAATATCACTTCCCGTCCACATTTAATCCATATGAGCGAGATCACGTTCCTCTAGTCTCGCAGACACCTACAATATTTATAAACTTCTCTAATATTCCTTAATTCTCTCACTTCAACCAGCATAGCTTCACATAGACAGCAACCATGGCTTCCCAAGATATCCTGTACCAGTACAAACTGCAGCAGGAGCATTATCCCAACGAAAAGATCTCAGATTCATATGTTCAGAAGCAAAACTCCAAGCTCACTCAAGTTATCCAGCAATGTTTCAGCAAGGCCGTCAAGATAATCATCCAATCACGAACGGTTCCTCCGGCAGCTGCATCGCCATTGCTCAATCCAGCACTTCACGATGATTCTGCCAGCGGAAACAAAATCAATCGTTGGTTCAATTTGCATATCCAGAACTCCCAGGATCTTCCCAAAGACGATCTCAAGCTCTGGAAGTCCAACCACTTGCAAAGTATGCCTCCCATGATCATCGAGACGTATCTTGACTTGAGGCAATTGACCTCAAGTCAAACCATAGTTTTGAATGATGATAACGGTAACCCGTGGGCAGTAGCCAAGAGCGGAGGCAAGAAGCAGGAAGTGGTTTTAGAAAGATGGTTGATTGAATTCGACCACACAGATGCTCTGGGCTCGATAGTAGACGAATTACCTTTGATCTACAAGCAGGCCATTATTTTGTTCCGCAGTATCTATGGTTTTGCTCGTCTAATGCCTGCtttcaagttgaaaaagagactcttgatcaacaaatCAAGCACCAAGTTAAACAAATTGACTATAGGCAACAAAATTTTGGATGGAAAACAGCCCATCAGCTCTAAGGGAAGAATTGGCTTATCCAAGACGATAATCCCACGTCAAATGCTCACTACTGACTCTCATATGAGTCAAAAGCATTTCCAGCCCATTCAAACCAGCTTAGGGACTTTAAAGATATCCATAGCCTATAGAAACCACTGCGATTTCTGTATTCACGACAACGAAGAGGTGCTTTCTACTCATTTCATAAGCATGGATTCAACTCCCTTGACTGAATCGGGACATGGCCATACTAAGGCTAAGTTTGATATTGACCATATCGATGAAATTGATGCTAGTatcaattccaaagaaGACCGCGACAAGTCCCCTTCAATAGAAAATATGGAATATCCCGAGGCCAAAGATTCCGTCTATAAACGTCTCTCAATAGCCAGCAATACTTCAATGTCTGTCTCACCTTGTTCTTCGGGACATCCTGCTTTGAGAGAGGGTTCTCCTACGAAGAGGGGAACACCTCCAACGGGTCAATCCAAGCCAGCGATTCAACCATTCAAGGTTGGCTCTATTAGTAATTCTCCTCCTCCAGCATCACATACGCCAAATAGCGGCTATGGAGGATCGTTGGAAAGGCGGATTTCTATTACAAGCAACAGATCGACTTCAAATGCTTCTTTGTTTGCAATGTTGAGAAACCCTAGAAGTAGTACATCGTCAACACATACCACTTCTAATATCCCGATAGCACCGAGCTCGTCGAGTAATAGCACTAATGCCACGAACATGAATAACATGTCGTATCCTCgctctatttcttcttcgcaCGGTTCAAACATGCAACATGACGATAGCATGTTTTCAAATCCAGACAGTACCACCAATACGCCGCGcttttcgtcttcgtttGGCTCGCGTGCCAGCAGAAGGTACTCCAATACTAGTGTAAGACAAAGTACTCCTGTAGCTGCTAGCACATTAACTGGTGGAAGTGTTTCTGGCATGAATGCCGGAGGTTCAAGTGTAGCTGCATCCGGTCCAGATGGATCTATTCTTGGAACAAGTACTGTATCCGTATCTTCCTCAATTGAGCCCTTGAGTGGACTTTATATTGATGATGATATCAGTGAGTTTGTTCGTCTGATTGATAGTAAAGCAGATCTTCGTTTCTCTAATTCGTATACCGCTCATAACAGCGGTGAACCCAAGAACAATATGGGTTCTCCAAGTGGAGGTGACGCTTTAAACAAGTTccagatgatgaagagtcACCACCAACAATTAGGTGACAGCGTAAATGCCAGCTTAATTTTGCAGCATAACAATGCAGTCAGTGGTTCTGGCAGTGGATTTGGCGTAAGCAATTCCAGACACTCCAGCACAAGTCGTAAGAGCTCCCATTCTATACGTTCGCCTTCTCCTTCGATGTCTGGGCTTTATGATGTAGTTCCTGGCAGCTATGGGAGATCTGAGAGAAGGTCTTCTTCGGGAGCTGGTGTTCCTGGTCAGCTTTCATTACCTTCTGGTGGTGGTTTGGCTGCACATTCTCCGTCGGCCACAGAACCTACTTCTGCTGCGACGATAACGCCGCGCGAGTATGTAGCTATAGCAACCGGCGAGATCGacaagaatagaagatCGTCgtctggagaagaagaaaccagaacGAATTTTAACTTTTCCAATGCATCATTTCTTCGATCGGCAAGCAAGCTTTCTGCAACCCCTGTCacttctacaactacagCGCATGCTACAATCCATCTGGGTTCGGATGTGAGAGGTGGAGATGCAACGGGAGTGACTGGTATGGCTACTTCACCTTCTTTATACCAACGTACGAAGGTTGGATCGTCTATTCACTATGAAAATGtgtttgaagatgacgacgacg
This Scheffersomyces stipitis CBS 6054 chromosome 3, complete sequence DNA region includes the following protein-coding sequences:
- the ATG13 gene encoding Autophagy-related protein 13; this translates as MASQDISYQYKSQQEHYPNEKISDSYVQKQNSKLTQVIQQCFSKAVKIIIQSRTVPPAAASPLLNPALHDDSASGNKINRWFNLHIQNSQDLPKDDLKLWKSNHLQSMPPMIIETYLDLRQLTSSQTIVLNDDNGNPWAVAKSGGKKQEVVLERWLIEFDHTDASGSIVDELPLIYKQAIILFRSIYGFARLMPAFKLKKRLLINKSSTKLNKLTIGNKILDGKQPISSKGRIGLSKTIIPRQMLTTDSHMSQKHFQPIQTSLGTLKISIAYRNHCDFCIHDNEEVLSTHFISMDSTPLTESGHGHTKANNTSMSVSPCSSGHPALREGSPTKRGTPPTAIQPFKVGSISNSPPPASHTPNSGYGGSLERRISITSNRSTSNASLFAMLRNPRSSTSSTHTTSNIPIAPSSSSNSTNATNMNNMSYPRSISSSHGSNMQHDDSMFSNPDSTTNTPRFSSSFGSRASRRYSNTSVRQSTPVAASTLTGGSPLSGLYIDDDISEFVRSIDSKADLRFSNSYTAHNSGEPKNNMGSPSGGDALNKFQMMKSHHQQLGDSVNASLILQHNNAVSGSGSGFGVSNSRHSSTSRKSSHSIRSPSPSMSGLYDVVPGSYGRSERRSSSGAGVPGQLSLPSGGGLAAHSPSATEPTSAATITPRETNFNFSNASFLRSASKLSATPVTSTTTAHATIHSVTGMATSPSLYQRTKVGSSIHYENVFEDDDDDEMVMKKPVVTSSGRDEEQLQHKQMKVVSIEKDAGANNFDDDDLLFTMSDMNLTKSS